Proteins encoded within one genomic window of Flavobacterium oreochromis:
- a CDS encoding SPOR domain-containing protein, whose product MNILTFCKSALYISISSFLSVCTNAQNPQKNIQQDPRFEQLLNEKRKINNNIPLYDYFKIQIFTGENEDAKKTLIEFRKNNKNLEGTIVFHTPIYKVWIGNFRTRIEAEKKLSDLKKKYPNAFLIKPNK is encoded by the coding sequence ATGAATATTTTAACATTTTGTAAATCTGCACTTTACATCAGCATTTCTTCTTTTTTGAGTGTCTGTACAAATGCACAAAATCCACAAAAAAACATTCAGCAAGATCCTCGATTTGAACAACTTTTAAATGAAAAAAGAAAAATAAATAATAATATCCCCCTTTATGATTATTTCAAAATTCAAATTTTCACAGGAGAAAATGAAGATGCTAAAAAAACACTCATCGAATTTCGCAAAAACAATAAAAATTTAGAAGGTACTATTGTATTTCACACCCCCATCTATAAGGTTTGGATTGGAAACTTTAGGACACGAATAGAAGCTGAAAAAAAACTATCTGATCTAAAGAAAAAATACCCAAATGCTTTTTTAATAAAACCTAATAAATAA
- a CDS encoding c-type cytochrome, with amino-acid sequence MKKVGNHKSFLRVVALNLAFLLSVSLSSFAQEPAASAPADAAAAPAAAGDAAAGKALFNANCAACHKLDAKMTGPALRGVAERRDRAWLGQWIRNSKGLIASGDADAVKVFEEFNKVPMTAFPQLSDADIDNIIAYTSEPKDEVKAPAAGPAANGESADSSGVSNNVVLGLLAVVLAILVGMLYMVYSTLRKISAANGVEVKDRKLSLLPLWKSFAKNQFLVLVSTILLVLVSAYFAYGYLMQIGVDQNYAPIQPIHYSHKIHAGDNGIDCKYCHSAARTSKNAGIPSLNVCMNCHKNISEFQGDKDSTYVEYTKEFYTAEIQKLYDAVGWDKTAQKYTGKQKPVKWVRIHNLQDFVYFNHSQHVSVAGIECQKCHGPVETFEIMKQYSPLTMGWCVNCHRETAVKVEGNAYYEKIHAELSKKYGVDKLTAAQMGGLECGKCHY; translated from the coding sequence ATGAAAAAGGTGGGAAACCATAAATCGTTTTTAAGAGTAGTAGCGTTAAATCTAGCGTTTCTATTATCTGTTTCTTTAAGTTCTTTTGCTCAAGAACCTGCTGCTTCAGCGCCAGCTGATGCTGCTGCGGCTCCAGCTGCTGCCGGAGATGCTGCTGCGGGGAAGGCTTTGTTTAACGCAAATTGTGCGGCTTGTCACAAGTTAGATGCTAAAATGACAGGTCCTGCGCTTCGTGGCGTTGCAGAACGTCGTGATAGAGCTTGGTTAGGACAGTGGATTAGAAATTCAAAAGGTTTAATTGCATCAGGAGATGCTGATGCTGTGAAAGTTTTTGAGGAGTTTAATAAGGTTCCAATGACAGCCTTTCCTCAGTTATCAGATGCAGATATTGATAACATTATAGCGTATACTTCAGAGCCAAAAGATGAAGTTAAAGCACCAGCCGCTGGTCCAGCTGCAAATGGTGAAAGTGCTGATTCTTCGGGTGTTTCTAACAATGTAGTGTTAGGGTTGTTAGCGGTTGTGTTAGCAATTTTAGTGGGTATGTTGTATATGGTTTACAGTACTTTACGTAAAATTTCAGCTGCTAATGGAGTAGAGGTGAAAGATCGTAAGTTGAGTTTATTGCCTTTATGGAAGTCATTTGCTAAAAATCAATTTTTAGTATTGGTATCAACTATCTTGTTAGTTTTAGTAAGTGCTTATTTTGCTTATGGCTATTTAATGCAGATAGGTGTGGATCAAAATTATGCTCCAATTCAGCCAATTCATTACTCGCACAAAATCCATGCTGGTGATAATGGTATTGATTGTAAATACTGTCACTCTGCTGCTCGTACTAGTAAAAATGCGGGTATTCCTTCATTAAACGTGTGTATGAACTGTCATAAAAATATTTCTGAATTCCAAGGGGATAAAGATTCAACTTATGTTGAATATACTAAAGAATTCTATACTGCTGAAATTCAAAAATTATATGATGCAGTAGGATGGGATAAAACAGCTCAAAAATACACAGGTAAACAAAAACCTGTAAAATGGGTTAGAATTCATAATTTGCAAGATTTTGTATATTTCAATCACTCTCAACACGTTTCAGTTGCAGGAATTGAATGTCAAAAATGTCATGGTCCTGTAGAGACTTTTGAAATCATGAAGCAATACTCTCCATTAACAATGGGATGGTGCGTAAATTGTCACCGTGAAACAGCGGTTAAGGTAGAAGGTAATGCTTACTACGAGAAAATCCATGCAGAACTTTCTAAAAAATATGGTGTAGACAAATTAACGGCTGCACAAATGGGAGGTTTAGAATGTGGTA